A window of Limosilactobacillus sp. WILCCON 0051 genomic DNA:
GGGGTCCCGCCGAAAACATCGTGCACTAAGCGATTTTTCGTGATGCAGCATACTTGATCTGACAAATTATCAACTATTTATCTTTGCTTTTCTAATGTACCCGGACATAATCAGCAGTCATCTTCGGGTTCCCCCCTGAATGACAATTAAAGTATAGCGGTTAAAAACGTTTTGCTCCTATCAAAATCTAACCCTCTTGAGCATGCAAAATTGATAGTTTCTCCATAAGGTTTTCTGCATAAGCAGTCGTACGCAGGCGATACAGACTGGTCCGCAAGCGTTCGATTCCTAAAAAAGGATTATCCAAGGTAATCAAGAAACGCTGGTTGTTTGAATTGGTATCGGCTAAAAGCTCCCAAAATTCATGGTCAGCCAAAATCATGCTTTGCGGTACTTGATTGATCTGCTTAAGCTGTTCGGCGCTAAAATAACTGCAGCTGCTGATCTGAAGGCGATTGCCAAATTCTTGACGCATCATTTGAGCCACCACTTCATAATCAGCCCGCGATTTGGTAAAGATATATAGCGGCGTGGCAGGAAGCTGTTCTTCAATCAATGGCAGCAGCTGTCGCGAAAAATACTTGATCTGATTATCATCAACCAGATCTGACCAATGATTTTGCCGGCACCACCTCATAACGATCATTTTCACCAGCTGATCAGTCAATCTCTGCGACTTGTTTTCCATTTGATAGTCCAGCTGACGTTCAATTACCAGATTCTGCAGACCACCCATAAAGTGCAGACCAAATCCATTAACCGTTTCTTTAAAGGCTGCCGTTTTGATCAGTGGTTCTCCCCATAGCTTGGCAAAAGCATCCGTCAGCTGCCGAATCTCAGGAAGCTGCTGCAGGATCTCGCGAAACGTTGCTCGCTGCAGGATCCAGGCATCATCACGAAACAGCTCGTTGGCAACCGTCAGATAGACCAGGTATAAATAGTCATGATCAAGCGGCGTCAGTTTAAATGACAATTGCGGCTGCAGATATTCATCAACCATGCGTTCCAATTGCTGATGCGCTTTTTCTTGACAGACCGCCCGCCAGAAATTATCGGTTGGCAATTCCAAAGACTGGTCATGCCGCAGCCAGGTCAAAGCGATTAGATGATCAAACATGGCAAAAGCTTGCGGCATCTTGTCCAACAGTGGTTTTACGCCAGGGTTGGCTGCAATGACGAATTTTTTTACGATCTGCTGACTGGCCGAACCGAAATCAACACAGTCAATGCCATAATGACAGCTTAATGCCGCAATCAAGTAGCGCTTGCGATATTCTTGACCGCAGATCTGACCACGCCGAATCGTCAAGCCAACCGTCTGCAAAAAATCCTTGCATTGCCGCTGCAGCCGGTAAAAAGTCGGCTCAGAAAAGTAGTGCTCCTGACAAAACGTCGTCACCGAGCGTCCCCGGTGATTAAGCAGATAGGCCATCACCTGCAGCACCTCGGACTTTTGATAGAGCTGTTTTTTTAATTCAAACAGCTGACCCGGACTGGTTAAAGAAAGCGAGACAACCGCATCACTGATCTGAATACGTGCTTGCGGCTGCAGTTCTTGATTTAAGGTATTCAGTTCTTTTCTAAGCCGGGCCTCGGGAATTCTGGTCAGTTCTGCCAGACGATGCAGCGTTAACCCTGAACGATCAAACAGCAAGGTCAGCAGATGAACGCTCACTGCTACGTCATCTTCCAAAAAACGTTCCAGCATCAGTTGACACCTTTTTCATGCAGTTTCTTAACCAAGCCGGCAGCACTGCCCTGATCGATTACCAAGACGTTGGCATAACCGGCTTTCAGTGCTCCCGCGGCGGCCTGCGTCTTAGCAGGATTAGCAATTACCAAAACGCGCTGCGGGATTTTTTTCAGCTGTTCCAGATCAATGCCGATCGTCCGCTGATTGATCTGTGGTGCCACAATGCTGCCGTTTTGATCGATAAAACGCGAAAAAACGTCACCAACTGCATGCTGCTGCAGATACTCCTGCTCGGCTTGACTGAAGTACCCTAAATGAAACAGCAATGCCGAATCCCGTACCGTCCCGACCGTAAAGACCGCGATATCGGCTTGCCGACCAAGATCCATGATGTATTTGATATGCGTATCCTGCTCAACCAGCTCCTTAGTTTCTTGGTGATCAAAAATAACCGGCAGCGGCAGATACTGTGGCAGCGTGTGAAAAGCACTGGCAAAAGCATTGACGCTTTCAAAGGCATAGTTTTTCTGCTTGGTATTGGCAACGCTGCCCTTTAACTGAACCACCGTGACCCCATGCACGTCTTCAGGCGATAGATGCTGGGCAATGGCATGGATCGTTTTTCCCCAGGCCAGCCCAATCGTATCGTCATCCTTAACGATTGTCTCGATGTATTCGGCAGCAGCCGCGCCAACCAGTTCCAACAGCTCGCCGCTGGCCGTCATCTCTGAAGGCACGACAATGACCCGTTCTAAATGATAATAATCCTTTAGCTCCGCGGCCAGCTGCTGAGTCGAAACCAGCGGATTGCTGATCTTGATCTGGACAATCCCGCTTTCCCGCGCATATTGCAGTAATCTTGACACCGTGGGCCGTGAAAGATTCAACTCGGCTGCGATCCTGCTCTGGCGCCAGTCATTTTGATAATAAAGCTGCGCGACTTTAACGCTTAAAGCCCGCTTATCAGTTTCATCAATCATTATTCCCATCCACCTTCTGATTTTGTGCTGTTTATATCAATTTTACTAAAGAAAAGACGGCCCGTCAGTAACGGACCGTCTTTTTCAGTAATCGATCGTATATCAATCAGTTTGAGCAATTGCCGTTTCCAAACTGATTTTGATCATATCGTTAAAGGTCTTTTCCCGTTCAGCAGCCGTTGTCTTTTCTTGACTGCCAAACAACAGATCACTGACCGTCAAAACCGAGAGTGCTCTAAAATGCAGTTTGGCTGCCAGCAGATAGAGCCCTGCCGATTCCATTTCTGTACCGATCACGCCATAATCGGCCAGCTTCTTCATATCAATATCATCATTATAGAAGCGGTCAGCAGCAAAAATATCGCCAACCTTAGGCTCAATTCCCATATTCTTAGCCACGTGGTAAGCCGTGTCAAGCAGCTTGAAATCAGCCAATGGAGCAAAGTGAACGCCAGCCGCAAACGAGTTGGCAACGACTGCCGAATCAGTTGACGAACCCGAAGCCAGGCAGACATCCCGCAGCTTGACGCCAGGAGCCATGCCGCCGCATGAGCCAACCCGAATAATCGTCTTGACACCGTAAAAACGTACCAGTTCATTGATATAGATCGACATGGAAGGAATTCCCATCCCCGATCCTTGAACCGAGATGCGATGGCCCTTGTACTCGCCTGTATAGCCAAACGCATTGCGCACGCTGTTGACCTGCTTAACGTTGGTTAGAAAGTTTTCAGCAATATATTTAGCCCGCAGCGGATCCCCTGGCAGCAGAACCGTTTCAGCGTAATCACCGTTTTGTGCTTCAATATGTGGCGTACTCATTGGAATTCCTCCTTATATTTTATCAATAATTCCTATTCAATCGTCTCGTGAATCAAAGTTGGCTGCTGAGCTGATTCTTCAATGGCAACGGCTTGATCCAGCAGTTCTTTGACGTCATCGATATCTTCGCGGTTGCTCCAGATCGTCATGATTGATTCGCCTTTTTGAACCGAATCGCCAATCTTTTTATGCAGCTCGATCCCAACCGCGTAGTCCAGCTGATCATCGGCTTTTTGACGACCGCCGCCCATCAGCATGCTGGCCATTCCAATCTCATCTGCTGTCAGCTTGGCAATTACACCATCTTTTTGAGCGGGATATTCAATTTGATACTTGGCATGCGGCATCAGCGAGTAGTCGTCAACCACGTTTGGATCACCATGCTGAGCCTTGATCATTGCCTTAAAGCGAGCCAGTGCCGAACCATCAGCAATCGTCTGTTCCAATTTGGCACGGGCTTCTGCCAGACTGGCCGCCTGCTGCCCCATCACGACCATGCGGCTGCCCAATTCCAAGACCAGCTCCAGCAGATCTTTTGGCCCGTTGCCCTTTAAAAGATCCAGCGTTTCTTCAATTTCCAGCGTGTTGCCGATTTTGGATCCTAAAGGCTGATTCATATCCGAGATTACAGCTTCGCACTTCAATCCGGCCTGCTTGCCGATTGCTACCAATGCCTTAGCCAGTTTCACAGCGGAGTCTTCAGTCTTCATAAAGGCCCCGGCACCGGTCTTAACGTCAATCACCAAAGCATCGGTTCCAGAAGCCAGCTTTTTGCTCATAATCGAACTGGCAATCAACGGAATGGAATCAACCGTATCGGTAACGTCGCGCAGAGCATAGATCTTTTTATCAGCTGGGGCGACGTCACGCGTTGCGCCGACGATTGCCAGCTTTTCTTCGGCAACCTGCTTGATGAAATCCTGCTCGCTTAATTCAACTTGAAAACCCGGAATGGCCTCCAGCTTGTCCAGCGTTCCCCCAGTGTGACCAAGCCCGCGTCCCGAAATCATTGGCACCGGAATTCCCAGCGCGGCGACCATTGCTGCCAGTGGCAGACTTGTTTTATCCCCCACGCCGCCAGTCGAATGCTTGTCGACCTTGATGCCAGGAATCTCTGATAAATCGAGGCGCTCGCCGGAATGCATCATCTTCATCGTCAGCTGTGTCTGCTCACGATCCGTCATTCCTTGAAAATAGATGGCCATCAGCAAAGCACTGATCTGGTAATCAGGCAGCGAGCCATCGACTACGCCATCAACAAAGAACTGCAGCTGTTCATCGCTCAAAACGCCGCCATTGCGCTTTTGGTCAATTACATCCACCATTCGCATGATGAATCCCCCTTTAATAATTAGCTAGTTTTCAATCGCTGATAAAAAGCTCGTGCCAACCTGATTGCCGGTAACGCCAAAGTTTTCCATGATCGTTGCGCCCAAATCGGCAAACGTATCACGTGTTCCCAGCGATTGGCCTGGGTGTTTCATTGACGGCGAATAGGCCAGCAGCGGCGTTACTTCTCTGGTATGGTCGGTGCCGCGGAAGCAAGGATCATTGCCATGGTCTGCCGTGATCAAAAGCAGATCATCTTCTCGCATGTTTTCAAGCACCGTTCCCAAGCGTTGGTCAAAGTCCATCAAAGCCTTGCCAAAGCCCTCTGGATTGCGCCGGTGACCATACATGGCATCAAAGTCGACCAGATTGACAAAGCAGAAGCCATGAAAATCTTCTTTCATTACATGGTCAACGTGATCCATGCCATCCATATTGCTTTCGTTGTGATAGCCTTCCGTAATGCCATGACCAGAGAAAATGTCGTTGATCTTGCCAATTCCAATGACGTCCAGACCGGCTGCCTTCAAATGATCCAGATCAGTCTCACCGGTTGGCTCCAAGCTGAAGTCATGCCGGTTAGCCGTTCTGACAAAATGATCCTTATCTGGGCCAACGTATGGTCGTGCAATAATCCGGCCAACCGTATATTCAGGACCATTGACCAGTGTCCGTGCATAACGGCAGATGCGGTAGAGCTCTTCAACCGGAATAACGTCTTCATGTGCCGCAATCTGCAGCACCGAGTCGCCCGAGGTGTAGACGATCAAATCACCGGTTTTCATCTGCTGCTCGCCGTAGTCATGAATAACCTCCGTCCCAGAATATGGCTTATTGACGATTACCCTGCGACCAGAAAAAGCTTCCAGTTTTTGAATGATGCTGTCAGGAAAACCGTTTGGGAACGTTGACAATGGCTTTTTAACCGGCAGCTCCATCATTTCCCAGTGACCATCCATGCTGTCCTTACCGGCTGAAACCTCGGCCATTTTGCCAAAGCAGCCCATTGCCGGATCAGCTGCTGGCACGCCTTGAATTGGATCAGCTGGCCGAATGTTGCTTAGCCCCAGTTTAGCCAGGTTGGGCAATGCCAGCTTGCCTTGATACCATTTACCGATGTGGCCTAAGGTATCTGCACCGTCATCACCGAACTTAAGCGCGTCGGGTGCCTCGCCAATACCTACAGAATCCAAAACAATGCCAATTACTCGTTGATACGTCATAATCTTTCCTCCCCTGAATCGATATTAAGCGACGTCTCAAATCATTGATTATTGCCGAGCAGCTTCTTCCAAAATCTGGACTGAAGCAGAAACGCCCAGCCGGTTGGCACCTGCCTCAATCATTGCGTAGGCCTCATCCAGATGGTGAATACCACCAGAAGCCTTGATCTTAAAGTCCGGACCAACTGCCTGACGCATCAACGCAACATCTTGCGCCTTAGCACCAGCAGTTGAAAAGCCAGTTGAAGTTTTAACAAAATCAGCTCCGCCAGCTACCGTCAGCTTGGAGGCAATCGTTTTTTCCTCATCAGTCAACAGGCAGGTTTCAATGATTACCTTCAAAAGCTTGTGATGAGCATGAACGGCTTGGGCAACCTCGCGAATGTCCTGCTCAACGATATCTTGGTGACCAGATTTCAATTCGCCAATGTTGATGACCATGTCGACTTCATCAGCACCGTTTTCGATGGCATCAACTGCTTCGGCAACCTTGATCTTAGTCGTAGAAGCCCCCAGCGGGAAGCCAATAACCGTGCAGGTGTTGACATCCGTATCCTTCAAGCGATCAGCAGTATGCTTGACCCAGTATGGATTGATGCAGACTGAAGCCGTGTTGTATTTGATGGCTTCGTCAATGCATTGGTCGATCATTGCTTGAGTGGCGTCTGGCTTGAGCATCGTGTGGTCCATGTATTTGGCTAGTTGTGCTACTGTAAGTTTCATTTTTGTAACCCCTTTCATTAGTGAACGCTTTTACTATACCACGTTTTGAAATAAATTCCATACTTTTATAGAAATTATTTTCCGAAATTATATGAACGATTTTTTAAAAGCAATTAAAAACGGCTCTGCCATGGGAGTTCTCCCGTGACAAAGCCGCTTAAAACATAATCTTCTTTGATTGGCATCCAACGCTTTCTACAGTTGATAAAAATTCAGCCACATCTTTTATTCAATAAATTCTGCATAATGATATATGATAAAACCATCATTACCTACTTTCCGCCAAAAATCGATGCATAGTAGGTAAAAATTAATGTATATCGAGTTAGGTTATCCTAACATTACCTACAATTTGATAAAAATCGCTCAGCAGTAGGTAATTCACAAAGTCGGTCTGACCCAATCATCACTAAAATATGCACTTTTACCTACGATTCGAGAAAATGACGCCTTCAGTAGGTAAAACTAATCAAATCGAATATGCAATTACCTACTTAAGCTCCAAAATCATCGTAAAGTAGGTAATTACAAGCTTCTAACCGGGCAAAGACAGATTCGCTTCACAAATGCGAGCATAAACGTCTTGCAAAAAAGGTATTGATAGTCTGCCAAAATAAATACTGATCCCTCAAACGATTGGTATCGCTAAAGAATGGCAGTTTGACTGTTAACCATTTTAACGATTTTAAACCTGCCAGGCAGCTCCGTTTAATGACCAAACCAAAAATCCGGCAGTGATGTTGAATCAATGCCAGACTGTACTGTTTCAATATTAAGCAAAGTGAGCCTTCAGTTTGTAGATTGGCTGCCCTTTTGCCGCAAATTTTTGTTCATATTCCGTTTCAACGTTATTTTCATTTTCATCGCTGTGATGCAGATCCAGCCAAACACCATCATACTGCATGCCATAATTATTCATGCTGACCAGTGAAAACTCAAAAAAGCCCATGTTGTCAGTCTTTAACTCAATCGTTCCCTTTGGCACCAAAACCTTTTCATAATTTGCCAAAAAGGTCTTGTAGGTTAATCGACGCTTGGCATGTCGCGATTTAGGCCATGGATCGGAAAAGTTCAAAAACAGCCGATCGATCTCGCCATCCGCAAAAAACTCATCCAAACCCGCTCCATTGGCACAGATAAACTGCAGGTTCGGCAGCTCTTCATCTTCCAGCGACTTTTTCAAGGCAATCCCAGCCACGGTGGAAACCACGTCTAAACCGATAAAATTAACTTCCGGATGTGCCTTGGCCATGCCGATTGCAAACTGACCCTTGCCCATGCCGACTTCAAGCCAGATTGGCTGCTCTTTGGCAAAACGGCTCTGCCACTTGCCCTTAAACTGAGCCGGATCAGTGGTGATTTTTTCAGGATGGGCCTCAATCAGTGGTTCTGCCCATTTTTTGTGTTTTACTCGCATTGGTTATCCTCACTTTTGCATTTTCTTTTTGAAATAAAAATTAATCAGCCAGTACAGCTCCAGACCGCCTAGAATCAGACAGCTCAATAGACTCATCCAGTCAAGTTCAGTACCAAGACTGGCCAAGATCAGCAGCAGACTCAAGCTGATCATGACCTTTTTTAAAAGCGCCTGGAAATCAGTCAGCTGCGTGGCTTGCTCAATCGGGTAGAGATGAGTAAAGACATTGTTTTGATAATGCTGTGCAAATGGCATCAGCTGCATGGCAATCAAATAAATAAACAGCAGTGCCAGTAAGCAGCGCAGCCAGCCCAATGGCACGAAGAATACGATCAGCATCCCGACAATCGTCAATCTGCCTACCAGGCCGCTGGTTTCCGTATCCCGCAAAAAGCCGCGTGCATATAGGTAAGACCAGGCATGATCAGGAATCGTCAGCCAGCGAATCAAGCCATTGGCCCAAGTCCGACGCTTGATCCCGCCTTTGACGCTGGGCACGTCGGTAAACAGATTAAAGAAACGATAGACGTCATACATTCGCTTCTGCTCGGTATCAACGGCCGCTCGCCAGTCCAGATCCTGCTTTTGCAACCCAATCTTAATGACCAGATAGCTCAGCACCGCGCCCACGCAGCCCCAGACCGGCGCAGTCAGCCAGCCAAGCATACCGATTAAAAGCGGTGCGATCCATTGTCCCAGCCGCAGTTGCTTGGCATGCCGCGACCATTGCAGACTCAACTGGGCTTTGGCCAACTCCATCCAGGAAAGCTTAGCAACAAAGCCTGCCAAGAGCAATTCCAAAATAGCTGGCGCGGTCAGCTTGATGTCAATCAAGGCTAAAGGCAGCGCGATAATCAAAAGCCCCAGCGACATCAGCTCGCCCAGTATTAGACTGTATGAAAACGCCTGATTGAGGTATTTCTTGATGCCATCAGACTGAGGCAGCAAAAATACGGGATCGGCTGGTTTCAGCAAAGTAGCAAAGCGGCCGACCTGCATTACCAAAACGAACCATAAAATCAAAAGCCAGCGAATCCACCATGCGCCAGGGCTGAGCGTCTTGAGCCATTGAGCATAGGTATAGGCCAGTGCGCCAATCATAAAGAACAGCGCAATCGTGAATTGATCATTAAATACCAGCCGCCAATACTTCATCAGCCGCAGCAGATGGGCTTGCCGCCGTTTCTTAAAAAGACTATTCATCGCTCTCATCCCTTGCCAGGCGCAGATAAATGTCATCCAGCGTTTCTCCGGCGCCAGCGGCTTTTTGTTGCAGCTCCTTTAGCGTACCATGCGCCTTTACCTGACCATGCGCCAGCAGAATAAAGCGATCACAGTAGCGCTGCGCCGTGTCCAAAACGTGCGTCGACATCAAGATACCTGCTCCCTGTGCCTTTTTTTCCTCAATCAGATTCAACAGATCATGAACTGCCAGTGGATCCAGACCATAAAACGGCTCATCGACAATGAACAGCTTGGCGTCCGTCATAAAAGCACTGACGATCATGACTTTTTGCTTCATCCCCTTGGAAAAGTTGGCCGGAAACCAGTCCAGCTTATTGTCCAAGCGAAAGATTTTCAGCAGCTGATGGGCTTTTTGCCAAGTCAGATCTCGATCCAGGCCATATGCCAGCATCGTCAGTTCCAAATGCTCTTTTAGCGTCAGCTCATCATACAGGATCGGCGTTTCCGGCACATAGGCGATTTGACGCTTATAAGCCGCGGCGTTTTCCTGCAGATTTTGACCATTTAAAACAATTGATCCAGAAAACGGCCGCAGCAAGCCGATAACATGATTGATCGTCGTTGACTTGCCGGCCCCGTTTAAACCGATCAGACCGACCAGTTCGCCTGGCTGCACGTTAAAAGAAACGTCTTTTAAAACCGGCAGCTGAGAATAGCCACCCGTTAAATGTTCAACTTCCAGCGCCATTGTCATCCCTTCTTTGTCTTTCTTGCTTGCCTAACCGAGTAATTATACCATATTGATTATAATCGACTAAGGGTGCAGTTTTTGGAAAATTCGTTTATACTTAAAAAAAATTGAAAAGAGGTATTCTCAGAATGGAAGATTGTATTTTTTGCAAGATTATCAATGGTGAGATTCCTAGCTACACGGTCTACGAAGATGATGTCGTCAAGGCCTTTTTAGACATTTCGCAAAACACGCCTGGCCACACGCTGGTCGTACCAAAAAAGCACGTTCAAGACATCTTTGAATATGACTCCGACTTGGCTGCTGCCGTATTTAGCCGACTGCCAAAGATTGCCCGGGCCATTCGCGACTCCAACCCTGACATCAAGGGCATGAATATTTTAAACAACAATGGCGCCGTAGCCTACCAGTCCGTTTTCCATTCCCACATTCACCTGATTCCGCGCTACAGCGACCAAGATGATTTTGGGATTACGTTTTCGGACAACTCGGGCCAATATGATGAACAGAAGTATCAAGCTGTTCAACAGGCGATTATCGATCAATTCGGTGACTAGCCATGTTCGACGACTTCAAAAACGCTGGTCGCGATACTTTAAGCGCTGCTAAGAATCTACAGACGCAGCTGGTTAAACTGAATCAGAGCGTAATCAAGCTGAATCAGGCAATGGATGGCGTCAGCGAGTTTACCCGTGCTGCCCAGCATGCCGTTGATCTTTGGCAGTTTAAAAATGAACCGCGACTGGCCAAGATTCAAAAACTGCTGTCAAAATATCAAGCATAGCCAAAATGGGACCCCCTGCCTTTAGACAAGGAGTCCCATTTTAATTTTTCTAATGCTGCCAAAAAAG
This region includes:
- a CDS encoding phosphopentomutase is translated as MTYQRVIGIVLDSVGIGEAPDALKFGDDGADTLGHIGKWYQGKLALPNLAKLGLSNIRPADPIQGVPAADPAMGCFGKMAEVSAGKDSMDGHWEMMELPVKKPLSTFPNGFPDSIIQKLEAFSGRRVIVNKPYSGTEVIHDYGEQQMKTGDLIVYTSGDSVLQIAAHEDVIPVEELYRICRYARTLVNGPEYTVGRIIARPYVGPDKDHFVRTANRHDFSLEPTGETDLDHLKAAGLDVIGIGKINDIFSGHGITEGYHNESNMDGMDHVDHVMKEDFHGFCFVNLVDFDAMYGHRRNPEGFGKALMDFDQRLGTVLENMREDDLLLITADHGNDPCFRGTDHTREVTPLLAYSPSMKHPGQSLGTRDTFADLGATIMENFGVTGNQVGTSFLSAIEN
- the deoD gene encoding purine-nucleoside phosphorylase; protein product: MSTPHIEAQNGDYAETVLLPGDPLRAKYIAENFLTNVKQVNSVRNAFGYTGEYKGHRISVQGSGMGIPSMSIYINELVRFYGVKTIIRVGSCGGMAPGVKLRDVCLASGSSTDSAVVANSFAAGVHFAPLADFKLLDTAYHVAKNMGIEPKVGDIFAADRFYNDDIDMKKLADYGVIGTEMESAGLYLLAAKLHFRALSVLTVSDLLFGSQEKTTAAEREKTFNDMIKISLETAIAQTD
- a CDS encoding sugar-binding transcriptional regulator, yielding MIDETDKRALSVKVAQLYYQNDWRQSRIAAELNLSRPTVSRLLQYARESGIVQIKISNPLVSTQQLAAELKDYYHLERVIVVPSEMTASGELLELVGAAAAEYIETIVKDDDTIGLAWGKTIHAIAQHLSPEDVHGVTVVQLKGSVANTKQKNYAFESVNAFASAFHTLPQYLPLPVIFDHQETKELVEQDTHIKYIMDLGRQADIAVFTVGTVRDSALLFHLGYFSQAEQEYLQQHAVGDVFSRFIDQNGSIVAPQINQRTIGIDLEQLKKIPQRVLVIANPAKTQAAAGALKAGYANVLVIDQGSAAGLVKKLHEKGVN
- the deoC gene encoding deoxyribose-phosphate aldolase, with the protein product MKLTVAQLAKYMDHTMLKPDATQAMIDQCIDEAIKYNTASVCINPYWVKHTADRLKDTDVNTCTVIGFPLGASTTKIKVAEAVDAIENGADEVDMVINIGELKSGHQDIVEQDIREVAQAVHAHHKLLKVIIETCLLTDEEKTIASKLTVAGGADFVKTSTGFSTAGAKAQDVALMRQAVGPDFKIKASGGIHHLDEAYAMIEAGANRLGVSASVQILEEAARQ
- a CDS encoding HIT family protein encodes the protein MEDCIFCKIINGEIPSYTVYEDDVVKAFLDISQNTPGHTLVVPKKHVQDIFEYDSDLAAAVFSRLPKIARAIRDSNPDIKGMNILNNNGAVAYQSVFHSHIHLIPRYSDQDDFGITFSDNSGQYDEQKYQAVQQAIIDQFGD
- a CDS encoding pyrimidine-nucleoside phosphorylase, yielding MRMVDVIDQKRNGGVLSDEQLQFFVDGVVDGSLPDYQISALLMAIYFQGMTDREQTQLTMKMMHSGERLDLSEIPGIKVDKHSTGGVGDKTSLPLAAMVAALGIPVPMISGRGLGHTGGTLDKLEAIPGFQVELSEQDFIKQVAEEKLAIVGATRDVAPADKKIYALRDVTDTVDSIPLIASSIMSKKLASGTDALVIDVKTGAGAFMKTEDSAVKLAKALVAIGKQAGLKCEAVISDMNQPLGSKIGNTLEIEETLDLLKGNGPKDLLELVLELGSRMVVMGQQAASLAEARAKLEQTIADGSALARFKAMIKAQHGDPNVVDDYSLMPHAKYQIEYPAQKDGVIAKLTADEIGMASMLMGGGRQKADDQLDYAVGIELHKKIGDSVQKGESIMTIWSNREDIDDVKELLDQAVAIEESAQQPTLIHETIE
- a CDS encoding ABC transporter permease; this translates as MNSLFKKRRQAHLLRLMKYWRLVFNDQFTIALFFMIGALAYTYAQWLKTLSPGAWWIRWLLILWFVLVMQVGRFATLLKPADPVFLLPQSDGIKKYLNQAFSYSLILGELMSLGLLIIALPLALIDIKLTAPAILELLLAGFVAKLSWMELAKAQLSLQWSRHAKQLRLGQWIAPLLIGMLGWLTAPVWGCVGAVLSYLVIKIGLQKQDLDWRAAVDTEQKRMYDVYRFFNLFTDVPSVKGGIKRRTWANGLIRWLTIPDHAWSYLYARGFLRDTETSGLVGRLTIVGMLIVFFVPLGWLRCLLALLFIYLIAMQLMPFAQHYQNNVFTHLYPIEQATQLTDFQALLKKVMISLSLLLILASLGTELDWMSLLSCLILGGLELYWLINFYFKKKMQK
- a CDS encoding ABC transporter ATP-binding protein, which produces MALEVEHLTGGYSQLPVLKDVSFNVQPGELVGLIGLNGAGKSTTINHVIGLLRPFSGSIVLNGQNLQENAAAYKRQIAYVPETPILYDELTLKEHLELTMLAYGLDRDLTWQKAHQLLKIFRLDNKLDWFPANFSKGMKQKVMIVSAFMTDAKLFIVDEPFYGLDPLAVHDLLNLIEEKKAQGAGILMSTHVLDTAQRYCDRFILLAHGQVKAHGTLKELQQKAAGAGETLDDIYLRLARDESDE
- a CDS encoding helix-turn-helix domain-containing protein — its product is MLERFLEDDVAVSVHLLTLLFDRSGLTLHRLAELTRIPEARLRKELNTLNQELQPQARIQISDAVVSLSLTSPGQLFELKKQLYQKSEVLQVMAYLLNHRGRSVTTFCQEHYFSEPTFYRLQRQCKDFLQTVGLTIRRGQICGQEYRKRYLIAALSCHYGIDCVDFGSASQQIVKKFVIAANPGVKPLLDKMPQAFAMFDHLIALTWLRHDQSLELPTDNFWRAVCQEKAHQQLERMVDEYLQPQLSFKLTPLDHDYLYLVYLTVANELFRDDAWILQRATFREILQQLPEIRQLTDAFAKLWGEPLIKTAAFKETVNGFGLHFMGGLQNLVIERQLDYQMENKSQRLTDQLVKMIVMRWCRQNHWSDLVDDNQIKYFSRQLLPLIEEQLPATPLYIFTKSRADYEVVAQMMRQEFGNRLQISSCSYFSAEQLKQINQVPQSMILADHEFWELLADTNSNNQRFLITLDNPFLGIERLRTSLYRLRTTAYAENLMEKLSILHAQEG
- the trmB gene encoding tRNA (guanosine(46)-N7)-methyltransferase TrmB, whose product is MRVKHKKWAEPLIEAHPEKITTDPAQFKGKWQSRFAKEQPIWLEVGMGKGQFAIGMAKAHPEVNFIGLDVVSTVAGIALKKSLEDEELPNLQFICANGAGLDEFFADGEIDRLFLNFSDPWPKSRHAKRRLTYKTFLANYEKVLVPKGTIELKTDNMGFFEFSLVSMNNYGMQYDGVWLDLHHSDENENNVETEYEQKFAAKGQPIYKLKAHFA